The Marivirga salinae DNA window CCCACATCAATAACATAGGAGCTTTTAATTTAAACTGCAGGACTATTGCTAAATATATTGATAAGAAAAGGTTTGAAGTTTATACTTTATCACTATCATCTGGAAATCTTGACACTCCAAATTTTAAAGGAGTTAAAATTTTTAATTGTTTCTACCCAGCTAAAATATCAAATTATTTAGGTATTCTTTGGGGTATCTATAATTGTGATGTAGCCTACATACCAGGTGGGAATTTTTATCGATATATAAATTTTTTATTAAAACTTTTTAAAAAACCTTCTTTCAAGCGACAAGGGAATTTAATCGATGAAAAAGCCTTGAAGTCTTTTCTGCCAATCATAAGAAAAACTGAAAATTTAAAACGGGTTTACAATTTTCATACTAAAGTATTAGCGCCATCGAAATTCGTAGGTGAATACAATTATAAGAAATGGGATTTGAAATATGATTCCACTGTTTTTATGCCACCCTTTATGGATTCTGATTCATTTACTAAAAAAATCATTTATAATGAAACGGTTAAAGATATAATTTTTATTGGAAATGATATGGAAAGGAAAGGCATCCATGAGTTTTTGGATATAGCTTTTAAATTTCCAGAATTAAATTTTCATATTGTTGGCAGAGACACTGTTTTAGATGGTATTTTAAATCAAGTATATAGAAAGCAGTTGAAAAATATAAAATATCATGGTGAATTATGCCCTGATAAATTGAATTCTTTATTGGTTAACGAAATAGATTTACATGTTTTTCCTAGTAAGTCTGAAGGATTTGGGAAAGTTACAATTGAAACTGCCTTTTGTGGTATCCCATCTATAATTTATGGTACTTATGGGGCAGAAGAATGGCTCAAATCAGGTGATGAAGGAATCATTGCAAGTTCATTTGATGATTTTATTTTATATATCGATCAATTATCTAAAGACAAAGATTATTATTCTAAACTAATTAAAGGTACAGATGATTTAGCCAACAGATTTGAAATTAGAAAGAGGATTAAAGTGTTTGAAAAAGTTTCGATTGAGCTTACAAAAAATGAATAACATAATCTACCATATAGGCTTTCCAAAAACAGGAACAACATATCTACAGAATAGAATATTTCCACTTTTGAATTTAGAATATTTCAATTTGGAGCAATCAGCTTCAATTTTCAGTAATTTGATTTTTGCAGATGATTTGGAATTTCAACAGCCTGATTTGAAAATACAAAATGGTAATAATTACTTATTTTCTCATGAGGGACTGATTAATCCATTATTTATTTATGGTGGCATAAATAAAAGTAAAATTGCTAAAAGGTTATATAATTTAAGTGAAGATAATAATGGAACTAGTAAAGTAATTATTAGCATACGCAAACAGGAGGACCTAATTAGGTCCTTGTATTGCCAATATTTAAATCAAGGCGGCACATTTAATTTTGATCAATTCATTTTTAGCAATAAAGGGAGCCAAAATTTAACTTTATTTAATCCTGATTATTTGAATTATTACAATATAGTTAAATGCTATCAAGATATATTTGGTTCTGAAAACGTCATGGTTTTGTTACAAGAGAAATTTATAGACAATGAGGAGGATTTGTTAAAATCAATTAGTGATTTTTGTAATGTTTGTATTTTAGAGGATATACAAATTCGAAATTTGCAAAATAGTAGCTTGTCAAGGTTTAGTTATAAAGTATTAAGAGTTTCAAATTATTTTTCTTCTAGTTATTTTATTCCAAATGGTTTTATACCCTTTTTGAAGAATGGACATGTGAAAAAACAATTGAAAAGGTTTGACAGAATTTTTAAAAACAAAAAATATCAACCTAAAGTAAAAAAAAGCAATGTCTCAAAATTTGAGGAGTTGCTTAATAAATATAAGGAAGGGAATAGGATGTTAGACAACATAATTAAAGAAGATTTATTAAAATTTAAATATTATTAATGCCTAACATCCAAATTATAATTCAAGCTCGTCTTTCTTCCACAAGAATGCCTCAAAAGGTTTTAAAGCCATTTTATGGTTCTCAGAGTATATTAGATATTCAGTTAAAAGTCATAAAGCAAGATTCTAAATTTCCACTAATAATAGCTACTACCGATCAGCCAGCTGACGATAAAATAGAAGAATTTGCAAATCTACATCAGGTGGAACTTTTCAGAGGGAGTGAGGAAGATGTATTAAGTCGTTTTATTCAGTCTTCTGATACTAATTTTATTGTAAGGATATGCTCTGATAATCCTTTTATGCAACTTGGCAGTATCAATGAGTTTTTAAAGTCTATGAAGTCGGATACTGATTATATTTCTTT harbors:
- a CDS encoding glycosyltransferase family 4 protein, producing MSKNKTKIFLYAHINNIGAFNLNCRTIAKYIDKKRFEVYTLSLSSGNLDTPNFKGVKIFNCFYPAKISNYLGILWGIYNCDVAYIPGGNFYRYINFLLKLFKKPSFKRQGNLIDEKALKSFLPIIRKTENLKRVYNFHTKVLAPSKFVGEYNYKKWDLKYDSTVFMPPFMDSDSFTKKIIYNETVKDIIFIGNDMERKGIHEFLDIAFKFPELNFHIVGRDTVLDGILNQVYRKQLKNIKYHGELCPDKLNSLLVNEIDLHVFPSKSEGFGKVTIETAFCGIPSIIYGTYGAEEWLKSGDEGIIASSFDDFILYIDQLSKDKDYYSKLIKGTDDLANRFEIRKRIKVFEKVSIELTKNE